One segment of Primulina tabacum isolate GXHZ01 chromosome 14, ASM2559414v2, whole genome shotgun sequence DNA contains the following:
- the LOC142524700 gene encoding uncharacterized protein LOC142524700: MRKKNQVFGFWKPKGRACKIYSNSVINGWRSTLEYYEGKAHDAAQTTDWVMQEYSITQKEISGEKNNPKEPTSLCRVFLCNGSSHINGAHTKGESEDISLRASVIPKTNNTSEQDSKSESKKNSSPREIVDFKCFMTGDYLEVDDLEDPESHSSSSQNSSCPSKLSDECFDWMALLDELEEGDVADSQGKYWSSRYSITTSVKSNDVIMVHPSSGPIFTGAASTSKNEPLTDEAHARAVYKRGCIGNGK, from the exons ATGAGAAAAAAGAATCAGGTTTTCGGATTCTGGAAGCCCAAAGGACGAGCTTGTAAGATATACTCGAACTCTGTGATAAATGGATGGCGCTCTACTTTAGAATATTACGAAGGTAAAGCCCATGATGCTGCTCAAACAACAGATTGGGTTATGCAAGAGTATAGCATTACTCAGAAGGAAATATCGGGTGAAAAAAATAACCCAAAG GAGCCAACATCACTTTGTAGAGTTTTCCTCTGCAACGGGAGTAGTCACATAAACGGGGCACACACCAAAGGCGAATCAGAGGATATTAGTTTAAGGGCATCAGTTATTCCAAAAACTAATAATACCTCAGAGCAAGATTCTAAAAGTGAATCTAAG AAAAACTCTTCTCCACGAGAAATTGTGGACTTCAAATGTTTCATGACTGGAGACTACTTGGAAGTGGATGATTTAGAAGACCCTGAATCACATTCTTCGAGTTCACAGAACTCAAGCTGTCCTAGCAAGTTATCAGATGAATGTTTTGATTGGATGGCCTTATTAGATGAACTTGAGGAAGGGGATGTTGCTGATTCACAGGGAAAGTATTGGAGTTCTAGATACAGTATCACCACGTCAGTTAAATCAAATGATGTAATTATGGTTCATCCCTCATCAG GACCTATATTCACTGGAGCTGCAAGTACTTCCAAAAATGAACCATTAACAGATGAAGCACATGCTAGAGCAGTCTACAAAAGGGGATGTATCGGAAACGGGAAATGA